AATCTTCATAAAAGAATGGCAATCACCACAAATCCTAAGATTCTTCATGATCCTGATAGATGCATTTGAAGGTAAACGCATCAACCCCAAAGTAAGAGCAAGTTTCTCACTGCGGTGCCTCAAAGGTTCATGTTTTCTGTTCTCTCCCATATAATGAAGGTCATGTTCAGTCTCAGCCGTGTAGCCCATAATCTTCAACTCTTCGATCAAACAGTCCAATTTTGAGTATATCCCAGCAATTCTAACATGCGAAACTCTCCAACCATGAATGAGTGAATTTTGTCCTTGATTTCAATCCAACTCTTCCCGGCATTATTAGGTTCTATCTCAGACAAATGCTTAGCTGCTACCTCAGCCAAGTGAAGTTTTCCATGGATCCTACAAGAAGCCAACAGTGAATCCCACATGGAAGCAGTAGCATCAAATGGAATTTCCTCTATCAAATTATAGACTTCAAACAACAATCCTGACCGACCAAAAAGATCAATCATGCATGAATAGTGAACAACAGTAGGTGACACATTGTGTTCTGTGAGGTTGAAGTATTTCCTTTCACTTTCAATCAATCCCATATGACTACAAGCAGTTAATACATAAACATACGTTACTTCACTTGGGAACCTACCCATCTCCTGCATTTTCTCAAATAGTTCATCACCTCTAGGGAGCAAGCATGTCTAGCAAACCCAGAAATCATGTTATTCCATAACACAGTGTTTGTCTCATCCATACCTCAAAACACATGGTAAGCTTCTTTAATGCTACCACATTTTGCATACATGTCTATAAGAGAGgaaacaataaatatattcAAACCAAATCCAGTTTTACATAACACGGCATGCACCTGCTTCCCTTCAATAAGAGCTGCCAGACCTACACAAGCACAAATAGCAGAAGAAATTGTAAACTGGTTCTGCAATAACCCCATCATTTTAGCTCTATGGAAGAACATCAAAGCCTCCTCATAAAGCCCATTTTGCACATACCCGGCTACCATCGAACTCCAAGTAACCTCACTCCTCTCTGGCAGAGACGCAAACACACAGCTTGCATCCTTTATCAAACCAGACTTTGAATAAACGTCAAGCAATGCAATTCCCACATAGACATTTAAATTCATTGCTAACTTAACAGCAAGAGCGTGCAGTTGTTTATACTAAAAAACAGCACATTTCTCTGCACAAGCACAAAGAACACTCGAAACAGTGAATTCACTAAAATGGTTTCCTTCTCTTTCACATCTACAAGAAAATACCAAGAGCTTTCTGTTCCTCCCCATTCTGGGTAAGTGACCCAATCATCGTGTTTCATGAAACTAAGCTTCTTTCAGGCATTTCATCAAAAACTTTGTCAGCACAATAAACTAAACCGCATTTAGAATACACGTTGATGAGTATGTTAGATGTTAAAGTGCCTGCTTGCAATCCAAGACATATGATCTGTCTATGGCAGGCCTTACCTTCCATGGGTGCACCTGTTCTTGCACAGCTTTGCAAGATTTGATGCAGAAGTGGAGTATAAGTGTCCCTTGTCTCCACCAAAACAAGGCATTCTTGGTGTCTAGGTCTGTTAGCTCTAGCACCCTTGGCGATGGCTGAGAACTTTCTGTGATAGTTTTGAGCAGTGTTATAGATTCCTTCCTTGTTTCTTCTCAAGGTTTTCATATTAGCGCTTGCATTGCAATCTACAACATGGTAAAAGCTTTAGAAATAGTGATGGAAATAATCGTATTCTATAGCAGAGGCTCAAACAAGGACCGCAAAGGCCCAACCCAAGCGTGGCTTGGGCTCAATggcttgttttcttttttgaagaATGTACGGGCTCAATTGTCAAGAACATTctaattaattttgagaataattaaatagtattaaattatttatattatattaaattactttaagatttaaatttaaataattaatttaccaaattttattatgtttcttTGACTGATTCAAGTAACATTTTTGCAGCATTTATCTTTCTGCATTGAGGTCACTATGTTTTACACTATGTTCTGCTTAATTGgggagaatttttttaatttgtatttccTACGCTCAATTGATGCTGTTGAACTTCTGAAACCTTTCATTTCTATTTGAACCTAT
The Prunus dulcis chromosome 2, ALMONDv2, whole genome shotgun sequence DNA segment above includes these coding regions:
- the LOC117619605 gene encoding LOW QUALITY PROTEIN: pentatricopeptide repeat-containing protein At5g04780, mitochondrial (The sequence of the model RefSeq protein was modified relative to this genomic sequence to represent the inferred CDS: inserted 2 bases in 2 codons; deleted 1 base in 1 codon; substituted 4 bases at 4 genomic stop codons): MKTLRRNKEGIYNTAQNYHRKFSAIAKGARANRPRHQECLVLVETRDTYTPLLHQILQSCARTGAPMEGKACHRQIICLGLQAGTLTSNILINVYSKCGLVYCADKVFDEMPERSLVSXNTMIGSLTQNGEEQKALGIFLXMEREGNHFSEFTVSSVLCACAEKCAVFXYKQLHALAVKLAMNLNVYVGIALLDVYSKSGLIKDASCVFASLPERSEVTWSSMVAGYVQNGLYEEALMFFHRAKMMGLLQNQFTISSAICACVGLAALIEGKQVHAVLCKTGFGLNIFIVSSLIDMYAKCGSIKEAYHVFXGMDETNTVLWNNMISGFARHACSLEVMXLFEKMQEMGRFPSEVTYVYVLTACSHMGLIESERKYFNLTEHNVSPTVVHYSCMIDLFGRSGLLFEVYNLIEEIPFDATASMWDSLLASCRIHGKLHLAEVAAKHLSEIEPNNAGKSWIEIKDKIHSFMVGEXSHVRIAGIYSKLDCLIEELKIMGYTAETEHDLHYMGENRKHEPLRHRSEKLALTLGLMRLPSNASIRIMKNLRICGDCHSFMKIASSCTGKEIIVRDTNMFHHFKNGCCSCREFW